From the genome of Abditibacteriaceae bacterium, one region includes:
- a CDS encoding SpoIID/LytB domain-containing protein has translation MRLFSPPKVSPTVACFSFTSVALCAGLWFGFAPKSQIETIEPTIAETFSVAPQIDAEQTSAEVAPSEAALLTEATEEFGEASSPIQLASLQTTKSRSIRVGLSTAGGEIQIVAPGPMYVSDGAQLGRRLSIPAGKVTRFRVGPLRTLAARGLNFKGTVEIAVDNNRYGAWQIPVVNVVGGPARASSNGENPRWARPYRGGFEIAPQSFSFEPAKHQSKLRLVNVVPLEEYLQGVVPWEMNPTAPLEALKAQAICARGETLAKIESGRHRADGFDVCDYDHCQGYPGIENEKPRSSLAVEQTAGLVLLLKGRIADAVYGTNSGGITADKNDVWRGGPEPHLASRRDFDPKIHKETARVVKDRMTEVDWVEYCSRNLSSWAQPGAGEVAALAARRRKSPLTAALFQENDLPEFYRWSRDFSPSDLAVAASAKSSTPFAAVDAVRVLERAASGHIKRLEVAGRAANGTPLSVVYEKDAAIRSLLSGRLGSTTALPSSTFVVLPRRENGNVTRWVFKGAGWGHGAGMCQRGAQNHALAGWNARRILQWYYAGVEVQPAP, from the coding sequence ATGCGCTTATTCTCTCCTCCAAAAGTGTCGCCAACTGTCGCCTGTTTTTCCTTCACTTCCGTTGCTTTGTGCGCGGGCTTGTGGTTTGGTTTTGCCCCAAAATCGCAAATTGAAACCATTGAGCCGACTATTGCAGAAACCTTTTCCGTCGCACCGCAAATCGATGCCGAGCAAACATCTGCCGAAGTGGCGCCATCCGAAGCCGCTCTACTTACAGAAGCAACTGAAGAATTCGGCGAAGCATCCTCACCGATTCAACTTGCTTCTTTGCAAACGACCAAATCGCGCTCGATTCGTGTTGGGCTTTCGACAGCTGGCGGCGAAATTCAAATTGTCGCGCCCGGCCCGATGTATGTTTCGGATGGCGCGCAGCTAGGTCGCCGCCTGTCGATTCCCGCCGGAAAGGTCACGCGCTTTCGCGTTGGCCCGCTGAGAACGCTTGCCGCACGTGGTCTCAACTTCAAAGGTACGGTCGAAATCGCGGTGGATAATAACCGCTACGGCGCGTGGCAAATTCCGGTGGTTAATGTTGTTGGAGGCCCGGCGCGTGCATCCTCGAATGGCGAAAACCCGCGTTGGGCGCGGCCTTATCGTGGCGGGTTTGAAATCGCGCCGCAAAGTTTCTCGTTCGAGCCTGCAAAGCACCAGAGCAAGCTGCGATTGGTAAATGTCGTGCCGCTCGAAGAGTATTTGCAGGGTGTTGTTCCGTGGGAAATGAATCCGACAGCGCCGCTGGAAGCCTTGAAGGCGCAGGCGATTTGTGCGCGTGGCGAAACTCTCGCCAAAATTGAAAGCGGTCGTCATCGCGCTGATGGCTTTGACGTTTGCGACTACGATCATTGTCAGGGCTATCCCGGAATCGAGAACGAAAAGCCGCGCTCCAGTCTCGCCGTCGAGCAAACCGCCGGTCTGGTTTTGCTGCTCAAAGGCCGCATTGCCGACGCCGTTTATGGCACCAATTCGGGCGGAATCACCGCCGACAAAAACGATGTGTGGCGCGGCGGGCCGGAACCGCATCTCGCCAGCCGCCGCGATTTCGACCCCAAGATTCACAAAGAAACTGCGCGCGTTGTCAAAGACCGCATGACAGAAGTCGATTGGGTCGAGTACTGTTCGCGCAATTTGTCATCGTGGGCGCAGCCGGGTGCGGGTGAAGTCGCGGCCCTTGCTGCACGTCGCCGCAAAAGCCCGCTCACGGCTGCACTGTTCCAAGAAAACGACCTGCCCGAATTTTATCGCTGGTCGCGCGATTTTTCGCCTTCCGATTTAGCGGTGGCAGCCAGCGCGAAATCTTCGACGCCTTTCGCTGCGGTTGATGCGGTGCGCGTTTTAGAGCGCGCGGCTTCGGGCCACATCAAGCGTTTGGAAGTGGCCGGACGCGCCGCTAACGGCACACCTTTATCGGTTGTTTACGAAAAAGACGCCGCAATTCGTTCGCTTCTTTCGGGCCGTCTCGGTTCGACAACGGCGTTGCCTTCATCGACATTCGTGGTGTTGCCGCGCCGTGAAAACGGCAATGTCACGCGTTGGGTATTCAAGGGCGCGGGTTGGGGACATGGCGCGGGTATGTGCCAGCGCGGAGCGCAGAATCATGCGCTTGCAGGCTGGAACGCGCGCCGTATATTGCAGTGGTATTACGCGGGTGTTGAAGTTCAACCCGCGCCATAA
- the rsgA gene encoding ribosome small subunit-dependent GTPase A, which yields MAISEEEQLILNSAEAGTIAEGTVLRAGGGVYEVDVRGGAGASNSISGLNHEVFLCTPRGILKKGRRETSQPVAVGDRVRIRILETSGATLKGTRVREGSIEEILPRKSVLARSRHNKTAQVTMANLDQCVVAMALRDPDLNLHRLDRFLVLAEAAGLEALIVLNKTDLVPRRTLPKEIEEVRSLYEPLGYRVFAASAHKTDGIAALREAFAGHIIAFVGSSGVGKSSLVNAIQPGLRLYVGDVMEIGKGRHTTTDVSLHPLSGGGYLADTPGVKTVSLLAAQDLDLAQCFPEIRERSNGCKFNDCTHTREPGCAIRAAAESGEIAATRFASYEKIFAEIEALPPHLKWDTPFSFDGAF from the coding sequence ATGGCGATTTCCGAAGAAGAACAACTCATTTTGAACAGTGCCGAAGCGGGCACGATTGCCGAAGGAACCGTGCTGCGCGCGGGTGGCGGCGTGTACGAAGTTGATGTGCGTGGCGGCGCAGGGGCCAGCAATTCGATCAGCGGCTTGAACCACGAAGTTTTTCTGTGCACGCCGCGCGGTATTTTAAAGAAAGGCCGCCGCGAAACATCGCAGCCCGTCGCTGTTGGCGACCGCGTGCGCATTCGCATTCTGGAAACCTCGGGCGCAACGCTCAAAGGCACGCGCGTGCGCGAAGGCTCGATTGAAGAAATTCTGCCGCGCAAATCGGTGCTCGCGCGCTCGCGCCACAATAAAACCGCGCAGGTCACCATGGCGAATCTCGATCAATGCGTGGTGGCGATGGCGCTGCGCGATCCCGATCTCAATTTGCATCGTCTCGACCGCTTTTTGGTCCTAGCCGAAGCTGCCGGACTCGAAGCGCTTATTGTGTTGAATAAAACCGACCTGGTTCCACGCCGCACGCTGCCCAAAGAAATCGAAGAAGTCCGCTCGCTTTATGAGCCATTGGGCTATCGCGTATTTGCGGCCTCGGCGCACAAAACCGACGGCATTGCGGCGTTGCGCGAAGCCTTCGCCGGTCATATCATCGCTTTTGTCGGGTCGTCGGGCGTGGGCAAAAGCAGTCTCGTCAATGCGATCCAACCGGGCTTGCGGCTTTACGTCGGCGATGTCATGGAAATCGGCAAGGGCCGACACACAACGACCGATGTTTCGCTTCATCCGCTTTCGGGCGGTGGTTATCTCGCAGATACGCCGGGCGTAAAAACTGTGTCACTTCTGGCAGCGCAAGACCTCGATTTAGCGCAGTGTTTTCCCGAAATCCGCGAGCGTTCCAACGGCTGCAAGTTCAACGATTGCACACATACGCGCGAACCGGGCTGCGCGATTCGCGCGGCTGCCGAAAGCGGCGAAATCGCCGCAACGCGGTTCGCCAGCTACGAGAAGATTTTTGCCGAAATCGAAGCCTTGCCTCCGCATCTCAAGTGGGACACGCCGTTTTCGTTCGACGGCGCGTTCTAA
- a CDS encoding SpoIIE family protein phosphatase, which produces MLSSDASSDIEESDDWERAVKPEYFNWANLDLRQLRQICLTESDDLRWLSQGQHQQTAREIQQRLLPNRLPDVPGFSLRAHSSPAAEVGGDYYNIHWVSGHHLGILIADVSGKGMAAAHVATALASVFRIQTWGNHNVVDVLGRVNDFVRHALRPGVFITCSYGILDIPARRWTWARAGHEPLALGHRDGSVNWRVPSGAALGVFNSRELMKLLEVDSVQLKSGDELFLFTDGLTEAMNDSSEELGLARIGAAVSDHVRLNAIEASSISERIARAVRRHTRGSLPHDDLTFFSIACQ; this is translated from the coding sequence ATGTTGAGTTCCGATGCGAGTAGCGACATTGAAGAATCAGATGACTGGGAGCGAGCCGTCAAACCCGAGTATTTTAATTGGGCCAATCTCGATTTGCGCCAGTTGCGACAGATTTGCCTGACAGAAAGCGACGACTTGCGCTGGCTATCGCAAGGCCAGCATCAGCAAACGGCGCGCGAGATTCAGCAGCGACTGCTTCCGAATCGCTTGCCTGATGTGCCGGGCTTTTCGCTCCGCGCTCACAGCTCGCCTGCTGCCGAAGTCGGTGGCGATTACTACAACATCCATTGGGTCAGTGGCCACCATCTTGGTATTCTCATCGCTGATGTTTCTGGCAAAGGCATGGCTGCGGCCCATGTCGCAACGGCGCTGGCAAGCGTGTTCCGCATTCAAACATGGGGCAATCACAACGTCGTTGATGTGCTAGGCCGTGTCAACGACTTCGTCCGCCACGCACTGCGGCCTGGAGTCTTTATCACCTGTTCCTATGGAATTCTGGATATTCCCGCGCGACGCTGGACATGGGCTCGCGCCGGACATGAGCCGCTCGCTTTGGGACACCGCGACGGCAGCGTTAACTGGCGTGTTCCTTCAGGCGCAGCGCTTGGTGTGTTCAATTCTCGTGAGTTGATGAAACTGCTCGAAGTCGATTCAGTTCAGTTGAAGTCTGGCGATGAGCTATTTCTTTTCACTGATGGTCTGACCGAAGCGATGAACGATAGCTCCGAAGAATTAGGCCTCGCGCGAATCGGCGCGGCTGTCAGCGACCATGTGAGGCTAAATGCCATCGAGGCTTCTTCAATTTCCGAGCGCATTGCCCGCGCAGTGCGTCGTCATACGCGCGGCTCTCTTCCCCACGATGATCTGACATTTTTTTCTATCGCGTGCCAATAA
- a CDS encoding inorganic diphosphatase, giving the protein MHFIAFDKLASYDPETGDINAVIETPKGSHNKYDYDAKQGFFKLSGVLAAGASFPYDFGFVPSTLGEDGDPLDILVLMDEAAFSGCVVPARLIGVIEAQQTERDGATMRNDRLVAVAAHSRQHQDVRSLDDLNSTLIEEIEHFFISYNAIKGKQFEPQQRADRARAEELIRVGQSAFAQQK; this is encoded by the coding sequence ATGCATTTCATTGCTTTCGACAAGCTCGCGTCGTACGATCCCGAAACAGGCGACATCAACGCCGTTATCGAAACTCCCAAAGGGAGCCACAACAAATACGATTACGACGCGAAACAAGGGTTTTTCAAACTATCGGGCGTGCTGGCTGCCGGAGCTTCGTTTCCTTACGACTTCGGCTTTGTCCCTTCGACTTTGGGCGAAGACGGCGACCCGCTTGATATTCTGGTTTTGATGGACGAAGCAGCGTTTAGCGGCTGCGTGGTTCCGGCACGACTCATTGGCGTTATCGAAGCGCAGCAAACCGAGCGTGATGGTGCAACGATGCGTAACGACCGATTAGTCGCGGTCGCAGCGCATTCTCGCCAGCATCAAGACGTGCGTTCGCTCGACGATTTGAACAGCACCCTCATCGAAGAAATCGAGCACTTCTTCATTTCCTACAACGCGATTAAAGGCAAACAGTTCGAGCCTCAACAGCGCGCTGACCGCGCTCGCGCCGAAGAGCTAATTCGCGTCGGGCAAAGCGCGTTTGCGCAACAAAAGTAG
- the dnaG gene encoding DNA primase, whose amino-acid sequence MDELIGEIKARIDIVELIGSYVALRPAGGERYKACCPFHDEKTPSFYVSRDKGFYKCFGCGKSGDAFRFVQDMESVGFGEAKKMLAERAGVAIPRSRDLTPEQQAQFDERDRLLKICSAATAFFRDQFAGNKGLPARDYARTRGLSPQTLEKFSIGYAPDSWDTLFRDLQNKYGFKPEDIAAAGLLVERDDERGKRYYDRYRHRLMFPIWDAQGRCIAFGGRALEGGQTGNSDAKYINSPEGALFNKSRTLFAWHIARSEIGKRESVLVTEGYMDAIALHEAGFSNAVATLGTALTIQHVSQIARLTPENVFLCFDGDSAGMRAALRTAPLFAQHSLNVRVVHFPGGEDPDTFVKKFGAPAFEVLLSRAPLMSRYRVEMAIAEHDLTNVSDRMEAVRAAAQVIGEVESDIERDSYIAWLAERWAHAEGVSAPARVQMIEAAVRREVAGTNKRQRDEEHQREVRQNRWQAQTTSQINGNNNFGNPGANNAKKWRKREEDDATPVADREEENRDLVETLAHSGEEKTSGVVKAERMLLASLLGNPSWRTRILEQLPTAQWTDETHAEIASALRQLDWNEPVDAATLIETLPGEAGGLVGELMLWDEAQMAATAEIIDDCIARVRGHWAKQVEREMIELIRSKLDSGEPISETERAGYNNALIATKRKTAPSEK is encoded by the coding sequence GTGGACGAACTCATTGGCGAAATTAAAGCGCGCATCGACATCGTAGAACTGATTGGTTCCTACGTTGCGCTGCGGCCTGCCGGAGGCGAGCGCTATAAAGCCTGCTGTCCATTTCACGACGAGAAAACGCCGTCGTTTTACGTTTCGCGCGACAAAGGTTTCTACAAGTGCTTCGGCTGCGGCAAAAGCGGCGACGCCTTTCGTTTCGTTCAAGATATGGAGAGCGTCGGCTTTGGCGAAGCCAAGAAAATGCTCGCCGAACGCGCCGGTGTCGCCATTCCTCGCAGCCGCGATTTAACACCGGAACAGCAAGCTCAATTCGACGAACGCGACCGACTGCTAAAAATTTGCTCCGCCGCGACCGCGTTTTTCCGCGACCAGTTTGCGGGAAACAAAGGCTTGCCTGCCCGCGATTATGCCCGCACGCGCGGGCTTTCGCCGCAAACGCTCGAAAAGTTTTCCATTGGCTACGCGCCCGATTCTTGGGACACGTTGTTTCGCGACCTGCAAAACAAATATGGCTTCAAGCCGGAAGATATTGCCGCCGCCGGGCTTCTCGTCGAACGCGACGACGAGCGCGGCAAGCGCTACTACGATCGCTATCGCCACCGCCTGATGTTCCCGATTTGGGACGCGCAAGGCCGTTGCATCGCTTTTGGCGGTCGCGCTCTTGAAGGCGGCCAAACCGGCAACTCAGACGCGAAGTACATCAACTCGCCCGAAGGTGCGCTCTTCAACAAGAGCCGCACGCTTTTTGCGTGGCATATTGCGCGCAGTGAAATCGGCAAGCGCGAAAGTGTCCTTGTGACCGAAGGCTACATGGACGCCATTGCGTTGCACGAAGCCGGTTTCAGCAACGCCGTTGCGACATTGGGAACCGCGCTCACAATTCAGCACGTTTCCCAGATTGCGCGCCTCACACCCGAGAACGTTTTCCTTTGCTTCGATGGCGACTCGGCGGGAATGCGCGCGGCATTGCGTACCGCGCCGCTTTTTGCGCAGCACAGCCTGAACGTGCGCGTGGTGCATTTCCCCGGCGGCGAAGATCCCGACACATTCGTTAAGAAATTCGGCGCACCCGCATTTGAAGTTTTGCTGTCGCGCGCGCCGCTCATGTCGCGCTATCGCGTCGAAATGGCAATCGCCGAACACGACCTGACAAATGTATCCGACCGCATGGAAGCCGTGCGTGCGGCGGCGCAGGTTATTGGCGAAGTCGAAAGCGACATTGAACGCGATTCCTATATCGCATGGCTCGCCGAACGCTGGGCACACGCCGAGGGCGTGTCGGCTCCGGCGCGTGTGCAAATGATCGAAGCAGCGGTGCGGCGCGAAGTCGCAGGCACCAATAAGCGCCAGCGCGATGAAGAGCATCAGCGCGAAGTGCGCCAGAATCGCTGGCAGGCGCAAACGACATCGCAAATTAACGGTAATAACAATTTTGGCAACCCGGGTGCGAACAACGCTAAAAAATGGCGCAAGCGCGAGGAAGATGACGCGACTCCTGTCGCCGACCGTGAAGAAGAAAACCGCGATTTGGTCGAAACGCTCGCGCATTCGGGCGAAGAAAAAACTTCGGGCGTGGTGAAAGCCGAGCGCATGTTGCTGGCGTCGCTGCTGGGAAATCCGTCATGGCGCACGCGCATTTTGGAACAACTGCCGACCGCACAATGGACGGACGAAACGCACGCTGAAATCGCTTCGGCCCTGCGTCAACTCGATTGGAACGAGCCGGTCGATGCGGCGACGCTTATCGAAACGCTTCCCGGCGAAGCGGGCGGACTGGTCGGCGAACTCATGTTATGGGACGAAGCGCAAATGGCCGCGACCGCCGAAATCATCGATGACTGCATTGCGCGCGTGCGTGGGCATTGGGCCAAACAAGTCGAACGCGAAATGATCGAACTCATTCGCTCCAAACTCGATAGCGGCGAACCGATTTCCGAAACCGAACGCGCCGGTTACAATAATGCCCTCATCGCGACGAAACGCAAAACAGCACCGTCCGAAAAATAA
- a CDS encoding VOC family protein, with amino-acid sequence MIQGLRTAIYTVTDLEAAKEWYSKVLGAAPYFDEPFYAGFNVEGFELGLMPVDHAPDAGGVLTYWGVEDAHAAFKRLLRLGATKHQPVMDVGGGIQVASVFDPFGNIFGVIYNPNFQAA; translated from the coding sequence ATGATTCAAGGATTACGCACCGCAATTTATACCGTCACCGACTTAGAGGCGGCGAAGGAATGGTACAGCAAAGTTTTGGGCGCCGCGCCTTATTTTGACGAACCATTTTATGCAGGCTTTAATGTCGAAGGCTTCGAGCTGGGTTTGATGCCAGTCGATCATGCGCCTGATGCGGGCGGCGTTCTCACCTATTGGGGCGTCGAGGACGCGCACGCCGCCTTTAAGCGCTTGCTCCGGTTGGGCGCAACAAAACATCAGCCGGTCATGGATGTTGGCGGCGGTATTCAGGTCGCGTCCGTGTTCGACCCGTTCGGCAACATCTTCGGCGTGATTTACAATCCGAATTTTCAGGCGGCTTAA
- a CDS encoding FAD-binding oxidoreductase: MIEQLMRETNARAATPDDSIDGVTALAVCAPRDDEEARHAIAFCSQKDIAIIARGGGTKLHIGALPLRPFVVLSSENLTEIYDHDEGNATVSAGAGISLRALNQAVGARGQFVPIEGPENATLGGLVATNHWGAWKTKYGAPRDLVVGLSALLSDGRVVENRAKVVKNVAGYDLAKIFTGSFGSLGFLTRITIRLRPRDAATSEWSASFDSWGEAEKHAAKIFDGAFEPTLLQLCGDAQGVVLRARFDGGENAVAIQLSRLPQSQNVELQEKAATWEIAATLPIRSASDWTQEAREQGAHTNWDFALGRVKAHFQTAPDIAILRQMAENAGGFCIVERAPEKTADIVWGTPRGDFAHTTSLKAKFDAVHLFAPGRFIGGL, translated from the coding sequence ATGATTGAACAATTGATGCGCGAAACCAACGCGCGCGCTGCCACGCCAGACGACTCGATTGATGGCGTCACGGCCCTCGCTGTTTGCGCGCCGCGCGATGACGAAGAAGCACGCCACGCCATTGCGTTTTGCAGCCAGAAGGATATTGCGATTATTGCGCGCGGTGGCGGAACGAAGCTCCATATTGGCGCGCTACCCCTGCGCCCGTTCGTGGTTCTTTCCAGCGAAAATCTGACAGAAATTTACGATCACGACGAAGGCAACGCAACGGTGAGTGCCGGTGCAGGAATTTCGCTGCGCGCGTTGAATCAGGCTGTTGGCGCGCGCGGGCAGTTCGTGCCGATTGAGGGGCCGGAAAACGCGACGCTCGGCGGTTTGGTCGCGACGAATCATTGGGGGGCGTGGAAAACGAAATATGGCGCGCCCCGTGATTTGGTTGTTGGTCTTTCTGCTTTGCTTTCCGATGGCCGCGTGGTCGAGAATCGCGCGAAAGTGGTGAAAAACGTCGCCGGTTACGATTTGGCTAAAATTTTCACCGGCTCCTTCGGCTCACTTGGTTTCCTCACACGCATCACGATTCGCCTGCGCCCGCGCGACGCCGCTACGAGCGAATGGAGCGCGTCCTTCGATTCGTGGGGTGAGGCCGAAAAACACGCAGCAAAGATTTTTGACGGAGCTTTTGAACCAACACTTTTGCAACTTTGCGGCGACGCCCAAGGTGTTGTTTTGCGCGCGCGTTTTGATGGCGGCGAAAATGCGGTCGCTATTCAGCTTAGCCGCTTGCCACAATCGCAAAATGTTGAGTTGCAAGAGAAGGCAGCAACTTGGGAAATTGCGGCGACATTGCCGATTCGCTCGGCGAGTGACTGGACACAGGAAGCGCGCGAGCAGGGCGCACACACCAATTGGGATTTTGCTTTAGGCCGCGTGAAGGCACATTTTCAAACAGCGCCCGACATTGCGATATTGCGTCAAATGGCTGAAAACGCCGGTGGTTTCTGTATTGTCGAACGCGCACCGGAAAAAACTGCCGATATTGTGTGGGGCACGCCACGCGGCGATTTTGCCCATACGACATCGCTCAAAGCGAAATTCGACGCAGTTCATCTTTTCGCGCCGGGCCGCTTTATCGGCGGTTTGTGA
- a CDS encoding HD domain-containing phosphohydrolase: protein MLTSFWPVVAAASFFGALACALAGIRSQSLLRTAWFVLAAGLGLGALRWFPAIAGSTKAGSSTASAAMAIYAVSALLLGGGFLLYGFLTRTRRTKSHAFHLADFAILSLALCVVGWCIVAPASGAALSLWPLSKWPSSFLPLLVSSGVFAAALLSRVGSARTGQTAWLIFEAAAAGAALFWAEVVRSEAARHELARRVASAARATPDPLDSLLPILAPLLIALAAGLTAFTVVQDAADEAGEGRAFQSGLQRIEIVALMLLPGAAMIMPLFRGRSGHETALAAVLATIALARLGMALWKDSLGTVESENSSSSDVTRLQRQLARRTHQLTTLHAVTADLNNTLDVEKLLNSALDSVCDAVQASSAAIWLRLDDANLAGSSPAARRAAGVGSPEMKPVGSAAVLLRELERSAAERRALERLQEGDDGTDDNHVIKPAVQWVGRRWRMVQTRGESGEMLQTLHDALELGDMTAAAEACRSRAPLAGSGHIAAVRWKGEIIGALGVLSPHRGDGTWDDAERGLVDALALEVGAALRNAQLYQDASRQVDRDSLTDLLNHRALQGQLGAHLSRAQRTKMDFSVVLMDVKNFKFFNDTYGHHIGDQVLRTVARCLTEATRTSDVLGRFGGDEFMAILLDTDSRGTIEVCQRIKQRVEREAFQESNDGRRIPIALSFGASMFPDDGKSVMDLIGGAQTQLESAKYGDAPMLGNLQKSAGEEAQEMRKLREASEGGSFGVLDALVTAIDNKDHYTRRHSEDVTHWATLMGKQLEFSDETQRAVRIAGLLHDVGKIAVPDSILRKPGRLNDEEFQIMQQHPSFGALIVKEVPHLTEVLGGIRHHHERYDGKGYPDKLAGENIPLLGRLLAVPDCFSAMTTERPYRKAMTWAESIAEIEKGRGTQFDPAMADAFLEVIARLITEKEAPAPHVAPDEEAFTNLRPRSVADMEIVA, encoded by the coding sequence GTGCTAACGTCATTCTGGCCCGTCGTTGCTGCTGCTTCCTTCTTTGGAGCACTCGCCTGCGCTCTTGCAGGCATCCGTTCGCAATCATTGTTGCGGACGGCATGGTTTGTTCTGGCTGCTGGCCTGGGGCTGGGCGCGCTGCGCTGGTTTCCCGCGATTGCCGGTTCCACAAAAGCCGGTTCGAGCACTGCTTCAGCGGCGATGGCGATTTACGCGGTTTCGGCGTTGCTTCTCGGTGGCGGCTTTCTTCTCTACGGTTTTCTGACGCGCACCCGCAGAACGAAATCGCATGCGTTTCATCTCGCCGATTTTGCGATTCTTTCCCTCGCCCTTTGCGTTGTCGGTTGGTGCATTGTTGCGCCTGCGTCGGGAGCAGCGCTCAGCCTGTGGCCTCTTTCCAAATGGCCTTCTTCGTTTCTGCCACTTCTGGTTTCGTCGGGCGTCTTTGCGGCGGCGCTGCTTTCGCGTGTTGGAAGCGCGCGCACGGGTCAAACCGCGTGGCTCATTTTTGAGGCAGCGGCCGCTGGCGCAGCTCTTTTCTGGGCCGAAGTGGTGCGGTCGGAAGCAGCACGCCACGAACTTGCGCGCCGTGTCGCTTCCGCCGCGCGCGCAACGCCTGACCCGCTCGATAGTCTGCTGCCGATTCTTGCGCCGCTTTTGATCGCGCTCGCCGCTGGCTTAACTGCATTCACCGTTGTCCAAGATGCCGCCGACGAAGCGGGCGAAGGGCGTGCGTTTCAATCCGGTTTGCAGCGGATCGAGATTGTGGCTTTAATGCTCCTTCCCGGCGCCGCGATGATTATGCCCCTCTTTCGGGGGCGTAGCGGTCACGAAACAGCGCTCGCGGCCGTTTTAGCGACGATAGCGCTCGCACGCCTGGGAATGGCGTTGTGGAAAGATTCGCTAGGTACGGTCGAATCCGAGAATAGTTCGTCCTCCGACGTAACGCGATTGCAGCGGCAACTGGCGCGGCGCACCCATCAATTAACGACGCTGCACGCCGTGACTGCCGACCTCAATAATACGCTTGATGTCGAGAAGTTGCTGAACTCGGCGCTCGACAGCGTGTGCGATGCCGTGCAAGCGAGTTCTGCTGCAATATGGCTGCGCCTCGACGACGCCAACCTTGCGGGTTCGTCTCCAGCGGCGCGGCGCGCAGCGGGCGTCGGTTCGCCCGAAATGAAACCGGTTGGTAGTGCGGCTGTGTTGCTCCGCGAACTGGAACGTTCGGCTGCCGAACGCCGCGCGCTCGAACGCCTGCAGGAAGGTGACGACGGCACCGACGACAACCATGTCATCAAACCAGCGGTACAGTGGGTTGGGCGTCGCTGGCGCATGGTGCAAACGCGCGGAGAAAGTGGCGAAATGCTGCAAACCCTGCACGATGCTCTTGAACTCGGCGACATGACAGCTGCCGCGGAAGCGTGTCGCTCGCGCGCGCCGTTAGCAGGCTCAGGGCATATCGCGGCGGTGCGATGGAAGGGTGAAATTATTGGAGCGCTTGGCGTTTTGTCCCCGCATCGGGGCGACGGAACATGGGACGACGCCGAACGTGGCCTTGTCGATGCGCTTGCGCTGGAAGTTGGCGCTGCACTGCGAAACGCGCAGTTGTATCAGGATGCGTCGCGTCAGGTCGACCGCGACAGCCTGACCGATTTGCTCAATCACCGCGCGCTGCAAGGTCAATTGGGTGCGCATCTTTCACGCGCGCAACGCACCAAAATGGATTTCTCGGTCGTTTTGATGGACGTGAAAAACTTCAAGTTTTTCAACGACACCTACGGCCATCACATTGGCGATCAGGTTTTGCGCACCGTCGCGCGCTGTCTTACCGAAGCGACGCGCACTTCGGACGTTTTGGGGCGTTTCGGCGGCGACGAGTTCATGGCAATTTTGCTCGACACCGATTCGCGCGGCACTATCGAGGTTTGCCAGCGCATCAAGCAGCGCGTGGAGCGCGAAGCGTTTCAGGAATCTAACGATGGTCGCCGCATTCCGATTGCGCTTTCTTTTGGCGCTTCGATGTTCCCCGACGACGGCAAGAGCGTCATGGACTTGATTGGTGGCGCGCAAACGCAGCTCGAATCGGCCAAATATGGCGACGCGCCGATGCTTGGCAATTTGCAAAAGAGCGCGGGCGAAGAAGCGCAGGAAATGCGCAAGTTGCGCGAGGCTTCGGAAGGTGGTTCATTCGGCGTCTTGGACGCTCTTGTGACGGCTATCGACAACAAAGACCATTACACGCGCCGCCACAGCGAAGATGTGACGCACTGGGCGACCTTGATGGGGAAGCAGCTCGAATTTTCCGACGAAACCCAGCGCGCGGTGCGCATCGCGGGCCTGCTGCACGACGTTGGAAAAATTGCGGTTCCCGATTCGATTCTGCGTAAGCCAGGCCGCCTCAACGACGAAGAGTTCCAGATCATGCAGCAGCATCCGAGTTTCGGCGCGCTCATCGTTAAGGAAGTTCCGCACCTGACGGAAGTTCTCGGCGGCATTCGTCATCACCACGAGCGTTACGACGGCAAGGGCTATCCTGACAAACTCGCAGGCGAAAATATTCCCCTTCTGGGCCGCTTGCTCGCTGTCCCCGACTGCTTTTCCGCCATGACGACCGAACGTCCGTATCGCAAAGCGATGACGTGGGCCGAATCGATTGCCGAAATCGAAAAAGGACGCGGCACCCAGTTCGATCCAGCTATGGCCGATGCGTTTTTGGAGGTCATTGCGCGCTTGATTACCGAAAAGGAAGCGCCCGCCCCCCACGTTGCACCCGACGAAGAAGCCTTTACCAATCTTCGTCCGCGCTCGGTCGCCGATATGGAAATCGTCGCGTAA